In one Candidatus Omnitrophota bacterium genomic region, the following are encoded:
- the lpxD gene encoding UDP-3-O-(3-hydroxymyristoyl)glucosamine N-acyltransferase, producing the protein MQKSLKEIAQLLEGELLGDGNIVITGICGIKEAGQGDITFLANPKYLPFVKETKAKAIITARDVTGISKPVIRVDDPSLAFSKLAAHFLDLEVKHPAGIAPTAIIGKGVVLGKNVSLGAYTVVADKAVIGDNTVIYPLSYIGYQAKIGKDTLIYSHVCIRENVSIADRVIIHSGTVVGSDGFGFVAVEGKHQKIPQLGTVVVEDDVEIGANVTIDRARFDKTLIGKGTKIDNLVQIAHNVVIGKNCLVIAQVGISGSNIIGDNVTLAGQAGLSGHLTVGDGAIVAAQAGVTKSVSAGTIVSGYPARIHEQAIKVNACVQNLPRLYQTIKELKKKIEELESRIKK; encoded by the coding sequence ATGCAAAAGAGCCTTAAGGAAATTGCTCAGTTATTAGAGGGCGAACTTCTTGGAGACGGTAATATAGTTATTACCGGAATCTGCGGGATAAAAGAAGCTGGACAGGGCGATATTACTTTTCTTGCTAATCCTAAGTATCTTCCCTTTGTCAAAGAGACTAAAGCAAAAGCGATTATTACCGCAAGAGATGTAACGGGTATTTCTAAGCCGGTTATCCGCGTTGATGACCCTTCGCTTGCTTTTTCAAAACTTGCCGCGCATTTTCTGGATTTAGAGGTTAAGCATCCCGCGGGAATTGCCCCTACGGCAATAATAGGCAAGGGGGTTGTTTTAGGAAAGAATGTTTCTTTGGGCGCGTATACTGTTGTCGCGGATAAAGCAGTTATCGGGGATAACACGGTTATCTATCCTTTATCCTATATTGGTTACCAGGCGAAAATCGGCAAAGACACTCTTATCTATTCTCATGTTTGCATCCGGGAAAATGTTTCTATTGCAGACAGGGTGATTATCCATAGTGGCACAGTAGTTGGTTCTGATGGTTTTGGTTTTGTTGCCGTAGAGGGCAAACATCAGAAAATCCCGCAGCTTGGGACAGTAGTTGTGGAAGATGATGTAGAGATAGGCGCTAATGTTACCATTGACAGGGCGCGTTTTGACAAAACTTTAATCGGCAAGGGCACCAAGATAGATAATCTGGTGCAGATAGCTCATAATGTTGTTATCGGAAAGAATTGTTTGGTAATTGCGCAGGTAGGGATTTCCGGAAGTAATATCATCGGGGATAATGTTACTTTGGCCGGGCAAGCAGGTTTATCCGGCCATTTGACTGTTGGAGACGGCGCGATTGTCGCAGCGCAGGCAGGGGTAACTAAGTCTGTTTCTGCCGGGACGATCGTATCCGGCTATCCGGCAAGAATCCATGAACAGGCGATCAAGGTAAATGCCTGCGTGCAGAATTTGCCCAGGCTTTATCAAACGATAAAAGAATTAAAGAAGAAAATAGAAGAGTTGGAATCCAGGATTAAGAAATAA
- a CDS encoding OmpH family outer membrane protein codes for MKKTSLFVGIIAMLVALNCFGADYKFGYVSIDRIGDAYSKAKDYTKLLEDKQAAYTAELDKKQNEVKTLRDKIALLSDKEKETKASEFEGKYKELQSLAQQRQSDLRKEQGQRAMELSQDIKKTITEYAEKEGYTMIFDAAAVAYQPKGMDVTDKIIEMLNSTYKK; via the coding sequence ATGAAGAAAACATCTTTGTTCGTGGGGATTATCGCGATGTTAGTGGCGCTTAATTGTTTTGGGGCAGATTACAAATTTGGTTATGTCAGCATTGACAGGATAGGCGACGCGTATAGTAAGGCCAAAGATTATACCAAGCTTCTTGAGGATAAGCAGGCCGCGTACACGGCAGAGCTTGATAAAAAACAAAATGAAGTAAAGACCTTAAGGGATAAAATTGCTCTTTTAAGCGATAAAGAAAAAGAAACCAAGGCTTCTGAGTTTGAAGGTAAATACAAAGAGCTGCAGAGTTTAGCTCAGCAGAGACAGTCAGACCTTCGTAAAGAGCAGGGGCAGAGGGCGATGGAGCTTTCGCAGGATATCAAGAAAACAATCACCGAGTACGCAGAGAAGGAAGGCTATACTATGATCTTTGATGCCGCGGCGGTTGCCTATCAGCCCAAAGGCATGGATGTTACGGATAAGATTATAGAGATGTTAAATAGTACCTATAAGAAATAA
- the bamA gene encoding outer membrane protein assembly factor BamA: MPKKYIAFYLAAIFFLFLIPAAFSQQAVEKETSAAAAKQEKLVTAIEIKGNKSISSNTIISKIKTRVGSAYQENVISDDLKRLYILGFFSDIKIDTQDYNDGIKLIINVVERPLIEKISFSGINRLTARDEKLKESLKSKQGQYLDYPNLGDDVKTLIKMYEKIGFSQVKINYDVSANPENGKVKIEFKVDEGKKVIIKGINIEGNKAYPAKRIKKLLKTKSAWLFNAGILKDEVLKEDVERVKSFYAREGYTDADVLSQVRADGKKNNWLYVNIIITEGKRYYVGNVVIEGNNDVSLKDILAQIKACSSGKVFSHEAVKDDSASIRSLYFDKGYISADITSSASLNADTNRVDISYKITENQIAYVDKIMVTGNVKTKDIVVRRELRIHPADKFDGEKLRRSKERLQNLGFFEEVSYDTKDTSVPDKKDLIVDVKESKTGSFSFGGGYSTVEQFIGFVEIEQKNFDWRNFPYFTGAGQDLRLRASLGNLSSGFDLSFTEPWMFDYPVSFGFDAYKRSHKREQNVGYGYDEDVTGGDLRLGKEISEYVKADLMYRYDQIDISNISDDATNDLRKEIGKNTISSVQFGMSFDSRDNVFSPVKGDLLTGSMEVAGGPLGASKDFTKFFGRASHFVPLWRNSSLEFRGRLGLASPYGNSDEIPIYERFFAGGATTVRGYDERKVGPIDPVSKDPLGGEALLIGNIEYLYPLYDFLKLAAFYDVGNVWAKQNDLGKGGFKTGIGLGVRVKTPIGPLMLDYGIPLNKEPGEDTKSGKFHFNISHGF; the protein is encoded by the coding sequence ATGCCCAAAAAATATATAGCTTTTTACCTTGCGGCGATCTTTTTTTTATTTTTAATCCCTGCCGCGTTTTCTCAACAAGCTGTTGAAAAAGAAACTTCTGCGGCCGCCGCTAAACAGGAAAAACTGGTTACCGCTATTGAAATAAAAGGCAATAAGTCTATTAGTTCCAATACTATAATTTCCAAGATAAAAACCCGCGTGGGGTCAGCCTATCAGGAAAATGTGATAAGCGATGACCTGAAGCGGCTTTATATTCTGGGCTTTTTTAGCGATATCAAGATAGATACCCAAGATTACAATGATGGAATTAAACTTATTATTAACGTTGTTGAGCGTCCGCTTATTGAGAAAATTTCCTTTTCCGGCATCAACCGTTTGACTGCCCGCGATGAAAAGCTGAAAGAAAGCCTCAAATCCAAGCAAGGGCAGTATCTGGATTATCCGAATTTAGGTGATGACGTAAAGACCCTGATAAAGATGTACGAGAAGATAGGCTTTAGCCAGGTTAAGATAAATTACGATGTTTCTGCCAATCCTGAAAATGGCAAGGTCAAAATTGAATTTAAAGTAGACGAGGGCAAGAAAGTTATCATAAAGGGCATTAATATCGAAGGCAATAAGGCGTATCCCGCCAAAAGGATCAAGAAATTGTTAAAGACCAAAAGTGCCTGGCTTTTTAACGCCGGCATACTTAAGGATGAGGTGTTAAAAGAAGACGTTGAGAGGGTAAAATCTTTTTACGCCCGCGAAGGTTATACTGACGCGGATGTGCTGTCTCAGGTAAGAGCTGATGGCAAGAAGAATAACTGGCTGTATGTTAACATTATTATTACCGAGGGAAAACGTTATTATGTCGGCAATGTTGTGATTGAGGGGAATAATGACGTAAGCCTTAAGGATATATTGGCGCAAATAAAGGCTTGTTCAAGCGGAAAAGTTTTTAGCCACGAAGCAGTTAAGGATGACTCCGCAAGCATCCGTTCTTTGTATTTTGACAAAGGTTACATATCCGCTGACATAACAAGCTCTGCCTCTTTAAATGCTGATACAAACCGCGTAGATATTTCTTATAAGATTACCGAGAATCAGATCGCCTATGTGGATAAAATCATGGTTACCGGTAATGTCAAGACCAAGGATATAGTGGTTAGGCGTGAATTAAGGATTCATCCCGCAGATAAATTTGATGGAGAGAAATTAAGGCGCAGCAAAGAGCGCCTGCAGAATTTAGGATTTTTTGAAGAGGTAAGTTACGATACAAAAGATACCTCTGTTCCGGATAAAAAGGACCTTATTGTGGATGTTAAAGAATCCAAGACCGGGTCTTTTAGTTTTGGCGGAGGCTATAGTACTGTTGAGCAGTTTATCGGCTTTGTAGAGATAGAGCAGAAAAATTTTGACTGGAGGAATTTCCCCTATTTTACCGGAGCCGGCCAAGACTTAAGGCTGCGCGCTTCTTTAGGTAATTTAAGCAGCGGTTTTGATTTGAGTTTTACCGAGCCGTGGATGTTTGATTATCCGGTATCTTTTGGATTTGATGCCTATAAAAGAAGCCATAAAAGAGAGCAGAATGTAGGTTACGGTTACGATGAGGATGTTACCGGAGGGGATTTGCGCTTGGGAAAAGAAATTTCAGAATATGTAAAAGCAGATCTTATGTATCGTTATGATCAGATTGATATAAGCAATATTTCAGATGATGCTACTAATGACTTAAGAAAAGAAATAGGCAAGAACACTATAAGCAGCGTCCAGTTTGGCATGTCTTTTGATAGCAGGGACAATGTCTTTTCTCCTGTGAAAGGGGATTTATTAACCGGTTCTATGGAGGTTGCCGGTGGCCCATTGGGAGCAAGCAAAGATTTTACTAAATTTTTCGGCAGGGCATCGCACTTTGTGCCTTTATGGAGGAATTCATCTTTGGAATTCCGCGGCAGACTTGGTTTGGCAAGCCCTTATGGCAACTCCGATGAAATTCCAATATACGAAAGATTTTTTGCTGGAGGCGCTACGACTGTGCGCGGTTATGATGAGCGCAAGGTTGGGCCAATTGACCCAGTTTCTAAAGATCCCTTGGGTGGCGAGGCGCTGCTTATTGGCAATATTGAATATCTTTATCCACTATACGATTTCTTGAAATTGGCAGCGTTTTATGATGTAGGCAATGTTTGGGCTAAGCAAAATGATTTAGGCAAAGGAGGCTTTAAGACTGGCATTGGCTTAGGTGTTAGAGTAAAAACTCCTATTGGCCCTTTGATGCTTGATTATGGTATCCCACTTAATAAAGAGCCTGGCGAAGACACCAAAAGCGGGAAATTCCATTTTAATATAAGCCACGGCTTCTAA
- the dnaB gene encoding replicative DNA helicase, with translation MAALGSMLMDEEAIAQAVENLEINSFYKDSHRKIYESILDLYNANKAVDLITLTDELKVKGLLEQIGGASLLTSLANSVPTAANIRHYVNIIKEKSILRTLINNATRIVSLCYESQGDVDQMVDQAERLVFEISDRHQRGTALHLKEIIKDSIETIDRLYQNKAHVTGVPTGYIDFDLKTAGLQPSDLIIIAGRPSMGKSAFALCMAEHAGVVEKIPVAVFSLEMSKEQLVQRMLCAHAKVDAHKVRTGYLAASDWPKLTAAAGKLSEAPIFIDDTPAISVMELRAKARRLKAHHDIKLIILDYMQLMRGSSSVESRQQEISEISRSLKALARELNVPLIAISQLSRAVESRNDHRPQLSDLRESGAIEQDADVVVLILREEYYNPTPDNQGTAEIILAKQRNGPVGSVKLAFIKEYTRFENLARLE, from the coding sequence ATGGCAGCCTTAGGGTCCATGCTCATGGACGAAGAGGCGATCGCCCAAGCGGTAGAAAACCTTGAAATAAATTCATTTTATAAAGATTCCCACCGCAAGATCTATGAGTCTATACTTGACCTGTATAATGCCAATAAAGCGGTTGACCTAATTACTCTTACCGACGAATTAAAAGTAAAGGGGCTTCTTGAGCAAATAGGAGGGGCCAGCCTTCTTACTTCCCTGGCTAATTCTGTACCTACCGCAGCCAACATCCGGCATTACGTAAATATTATCAAGGAAAAAAGTATCCTGCGCACCCTGATCAATAATGCTACCCGCATTGTTTCTTTGTGTTATGAAAGCCAAGGCGATGTGGATCAGATGGTGGATCAGGCGGAGCGGCTTGTTTTTGAAATAAGCGACCGGCATCAGCGCGGGACAGCGCTGCATCTTAAAGAGATCATCAAAGACAGTATTGAAACTATTGACCGTTTATATCAGAATAAGGCCCATGTCACGGGGGTCCCCACAGGGTATATTGATTTTGATTTAAAGACTGCCGGTTTGCAGCCTTCGGATTTGATCATTATCGCGGGAAGGCCTTCCATGGGCAAGAGCGCTTTTGCTTTATGCATGGCTGAACATGCGGGGGTAGTGGAGAAAATCCCCGTAGCGGTTTTCAGCCTTGAAATGTCCAAGGAACAGCTTGTGCAGAGAATGCTTTGCGCGCACGCCAAAGTTGACGCGCATAAGGTGCGCACAGGTTATTTAGCCGCTTCTGATTGGCCGAAGCTTACTGCCGCAGCCGGTAAATTATCCGAGGCGCCGATATTCATAGACGATACTCCGGCTATTTCAGTAATGGAGCTTCGCGCTAAGGCCAGAAGGCTTAAGGCGCATCATGATATAAAATTGATCATTCTGGATTATATGCAGCTTATGCGCGGTTCTTCTTCGGTAGAAAGCCGCCAACAGGAGATTTCCGAGATATCGCGGTCATTGAAGGCTTTGGCGCGCGAATTGAATGTGCCGCTAATTGCCATCAGCCAGTTGTCGCGCGCGGTAGAATCTCGCAATGACCATAGGCCGCAGTTATCAGATTTGAGGGAGTCCGGCGCTATTGAGCAGGACGCGGATGTGGTAGTTTTGATCTTAAGGGAAGAATACTACAATCCCACTCCGGATAATCAGGGCACAGCAGAGATCATCCTTGCCAAACAGCGTAACGGCCCGGTGGGTTCGGTAAAACTGGCCTTTATTAAAGAATATACCCGTTTTGAGAATCTGGCACGCCTTGAATAA
- the rplI gene encoding 50S ribosomal protein L9, whose amino-acid sequence MEVILTRDVERIGKAGQIIKAKDGFARNFLIPNKLAVPVNSVNLKKLEDDKKHADQKQQKDKEQALELKNKLDKVSLTLPVLTKDDDKLYGSISVQDIISELKDEGIEIDKNKIILDEPAKSLGIYEVTVKLHPEVITKIKVWIVKK is encoded by the coding sequence ATGGAAGTCATCCTTACGCGGGATGTGGAGCGGATCGGTAAGGCTGGGCAAATCATCAAGGCCAAGGACGGTTTTGCCAGGAATTTCCTTATCCCCAATAAATTAGCTGTTCCAGTCAACAGTGTTAACTTGAAGAAACTAGAAGATGACAAAAAACATGCTGACCAAAAACAGCAAAAGGATAAAGAGCAGGCTTTAGAATTAAAAAATAAGCTTGATAAGGTGTCTCTTACCTTGCCTGTTCTGACCAAAGATGATGATAAGCTTTACGGCAGCATAAGCGTTCAAGATATAATCTCGGAGCTTAAAGATGAAGGCATAGAAATTGATAAAAACAAGATCATTCTTGATGAGCCGGCTAAGTCTTTAGGTATATATGAAGTTACAGTGAAGCTTCATCCGGAAGTAATTACTAAAATTAAAGTGTGGATAGTAAAAAAGTAA
- the rpsR gene encoding 30S ribosomal protein S18, with the protein MRDKKPLFKKNLKKDKNKLGILRKKVCRMCLEKVKGVDYKDVRRLEFYVRDRGKIASVRATGNCARHQRMASEALKKARFLSLIPYVRS; encoded by the coding sequence ATGAGGGATAAGAAACCACTTTTTAAAAAGAACCTTAAGAAAGATAAGAATAAGCTTGGCATCTTAAGGAAGAAGGTTTGCAGGATGTGCCTTGAGAAGGTAAAAGGCGTTGACTATAAAGATGTCAGGAGATTAGAGTTTTATGTCCGCGACAGGGGCAAGATTGCTTCTGTGCGCGCTACCGGAAATTGCGCCCGTCACCAGAGAATGGCATCAGAGGCGCTTAAGAAAGCGCGCTTTCTTTCTTTGATACCTTACGTGCGTTCTTAA
- a CDS encoding single-stranded DNA-binding protein, protein MASLNKVLLIGNLTKDPELRYTPQGTAVANLRMAINRKYRDRNQEQKEEVCFITVVVWDKQAEVCNQYLQKGRSVFIEGRLQSRSWEDNTGQKKSVIEVRAERVQFLGGKPGEGKAPDAAAQQQAAPASSESTSEASWLEESEDNLNEG, encoded by the coding sequence ATGGCAAGCCTGAATAAAGTTTTGTTGATCGGCAATCTTACTAAAGACCCGGAATTACGTTATACCCCGCAGGGTACTGCTGTTGCTAATTTGCGAATGGCTATAAATCGCAAGTACCGTGACCGTAATCAGGAACAAAAAGAGGAAGTTTGTTTTATTACCGTGGTAGTTTGGGATAAACAGGCGGAAGTCTGTAACCAGTATTTACAAAAAGGCCGTTCGGTTTTTATTGAGGGCAGGCTTCAGTCGCGCTCATGGGAAGACAATACCGGGCAGAAAAAAAGCGTTATTGAGGTGCGCGCGGAAAGAGTGCAATTTTTGGGAGGCAAGCCCGGCGAAGGAAAAGCCCCTGACGCTGCTGCGCAACAACAGGCCGCGCCTGCTTCATCTGAATCTACAAGCGAAGCAAGCTGGTTGGAAGAAAGCGAGGACAATCTAAATGAGGGATAA
- the rpsF gene encoding 30S ribosomal protein S6, translating to MNKYEVMVLVRPDLPEEARKTLFSHLAELIVKNEGVVSSSGVWSDRKKLYFPIKKFSEAVYYLIGFNMPPQGIVKLKQIYTLNENILRFLITRLEA from the coding sequence ATGAATAAGTATGAAGTAATGGTTCTTGTCAGGCCGGATCTTCCGGAAGAGGCGAGAAAAACTTTGTTTTCGCATCTTGCGGAACTAATCGTGAAAAATGAAGGCGTGGTTTCTTCTTCTGGAGTTTGGTCAGATAGGAAGAAATTGTATTTCCCGATTAAGAAATTCAGCGAGGCAGTTTATTATTTGATCGGTTTTAATATGCCGCCGCAGGGAATAGTAAAATTAAAGCAGATTTACACGCTTAACGAAAATATCTTAAGGTTTTTAATTACCCGCCTTGAGGCTTAA
- the pth gene encoding aminoacyl-tRNA hydrolase: protein MKLIAGLGNPGKAYLGSRHNIGFDAIEALARKQGVVLKKGIFSKTAFCRMHYKGKEFILARPLTFMNLSGASIKYLAGKFKVASGDILIICDDLDLQLGRMKIKQGGSSAGHHGLESIASSLKDKDFCRLRLGIGRPKDKDFVSEYVLSRFTQSENGEKEQILRKAVQCCYIWAEFGINKAMEIFNKKVNKEQCNE, encoded by the coding sequence ATGAAACTTATTGCTGGTTTGGGTAATCCGGGTAAAGCCTATTTAGGCTCACGCCACAATATAGGATTTGATGCGATTGAGGCGCTTGCCCGTAAACAGGGCGTTGTTCTTAAAAAAGGTATTTTTAGCAAGACTGCTTTCTGCCGCATGCATTATAAAGGTAAGGAATTTATTTTAGCCCGGCCTCTTACTTTTATGAATCTTTCCGGGGCAAGCATCAAATATCTGGCGGGTAAGTTTAAGGTTGCCTCCGGAGATATTTTGATAATCTGCGATGACCTGGATCTGCAGTTAGGCAGGATGAAAATAAAACAAGGCGGTTCAAGCGCCGGGCATCATGGCCTTGAATCCATAGCTTCAAGCCTTAAAGATAAGGATTTTTGCCGCCTGCGCCTTGGCATTGGAAGGCCCAAGGATAAGGATTTTGTATCAGAATATGTTCTTTCCAGATTTACCCAATCGGAAAATGGCGAAAAAGAGCAGATCTTAAGAAAAGCAGTGCAATGTTGTTATATCTGGGCGGAGTTTGGCATTAATAAGGCAATGGAAATCTTTAATAAAAAAGTAAACAAGGAGCAGTGTAATGAATAA
- a CDS encoding 50S ribosomal protein L25, with protein MEEIFLAAQKREEIGRGKVKDIRDAGFIPAVIYAEGKDAQAIKVSHKELFHLLHQHRLENVVIKVKIQDDKVKKDRPCLIKEIQYHPVKGDIVHVDFNEISLTKVIKLNIPLTAKGEPVGVKQEGGSLEHILWEIEIECLPLNIPKHIEVDVTSLKLGDSIHVKDLAVPEGVKILTPMDAIALSCNKPVIEVPVEVEGEEKPELEVIKEKKEVPAAEGQEPEKK; from the coding sequence ATGGAAGAAATATTTTTAGCGGCACAAAAAAGAGAAGAAATAGGAAGAGGAAAAGTTAAGGATATCCGCGACGCAGGCTTTATTCCTGCTGTTATCTATGCTGAAGGTAAAGACGCGCAGGCCATTAAGGTGTCGCATAAAGAGCTGTTCCACCTTTTGCACCAGCACCGCCTTGAGAACGTGGTCATTAAGGTAAAAATTCAGGATGATAAAGTCAAAAAAGACCGGCCGTGCCTGATCAAAGAAATACAGTATCATCCGGTAAAAGGCGATATTGTGCACGTGGATTTTAATGAGATTTCGCTTACCAAGGTAATTAAGTTGAATATCCCGCTTACGGCCAAGGGAGAACCTGTGGGCGTGAAGCAGGAAGGCGGCTCTTTAGAGCACATACTCTGGGAAATTGAAATTGAATGTTTGCCTTTAAATATCCCTAAGCATATAGAGGTAGATGTTACTTCTTTGAAATTAGGCGATTCCATACATGTTAAGGATTTGGCTGTACCTGAAGGGGTGAAAATACTGACCCCCATGGATGCTATTGCCTTGTCTTGTAATAAGCCGGTAATAGAAGTGCCGGTGGAAGTAGAAGGCGAAGAGAAGCCGGAATTGGAAGTGATCAAGGAAAAGAAAGAAGTCCCTGCTGCCGAAGGCCAAGAGCCTGAGAAAAAATAG
- a CDS encoding ribose-phosphate pyrophosphokinase — protein sequence MEKLAVISGNAHSELAKEICAYLKMKITDTLVGKFSEGEIRVQVNENVRGKDVFLVQPTCPPVNDNLVELLIMIDALKRASASRITPVIPYFGYARQDRKDQPRVPITAKLVANLLTTAGADRILTMDLHAGQIQGFFDIPVDHLFAIGVFIEYFKKMHMQDMVIVSPDVGSIKMARAYAKRLSAGLAIIDKRRDSPEKTEVLHILGEVRGKHAIITDDLIATGSSLIEAVYALKEAGAKSIRAAITHGVLSGPAIERIDKCKDMEELVITNSIPLTEEKKNPRINVLSVAPLLAEAIKRIHREESVSCLFD from the coding sequence ATGGAAAAATTAGCGGTGATTTCCGGAAACGCGCATAGTGAACTTGCCAAAGAGATATGCGCTTATCTTAAGATGAAAATTACTGATACGCTGGTGGGTAAGTTCAGTGAAGGCGAAATTAGAGTCCAGGTAAATGAAAATGTTAGAGGTAAAGATGTTTTTCTGGTGCAGCCGACCTGCCCCCCGGTAAATGATAATTTAGTAGAGCTTTTAATTATGATTGATGCCTTAAAAAGGGCTTCGGCAAGCCGGATTACTCCGGTTATCCCTTATTTTGGCTATGCCCGCCAGGACAGAAAAGACCAGCCGCGCGTTCCTATAACCGCTAAATTAGTGGCCAATCTTTTGACTACAGCCGGGGCAGACCGTATATTAACTATGGACTTGCATGCCGGGCAGATCCAGGGGTTTTTTGATATTCCGGTGGACCACCTTTTTGCCATCGGAGTTTTTATTGAATATTTTAAGAAAATGCACATGCAGGATATGGTTATTGTGTCACCGGATGTGGGAAGTATTAAAATGGCGCGTGCCTATGCCAAGAGGCTTTCTGCAGGGCTTGCCATTATTGATAAAAGGCGCGATTCCCCTGAAAAAACAGAGGTTTTGCATATTTTAGGAGAGGTGCGCGGGAAACATGCTATTATCACTGACGATCTTATCGCTACGGGAAGTTCACTTATTGAAGCAGTCTATGCCTTAAAAGAGGCAGGCGCAAAAAGTATAAGGGCTGCCATTACCCATGGTGTTCTTTCCGGCCCGGCGATTGAGAGAATAGATAAATGTAAAGATATGGAGGAGCTGGTCATCACCAACAGTATCCCCCTTACAGAAGAGAAGAAGAATCCCCGGATCAATGTTTTATCTGTCGCGCCTTTATTGGCTGAGGCGATCAAGAGGATTCATCGCGAAGAATCGGTGAGTTGTTTGTTTGATTAA
- a CDS encoding NTP transferase domain-containing protein, translated as MKKNDLAVIILAAGKSTRMKSILPKAAHLLCSRPLINYVLDLAKSLKPAKTAVVLGYGYAQVAQLLPEAVLRVKQKKLLGTADAVKEGMRALKGFTGTVLVLYADNPLLKEKTLKDLIKYHQDNDCAVTLLTADMDKPQGYGRILRDKYSCICGIVEEKDADDFQKNIKEINTGIMCFKAKDLARSLAKVRPNNKKKEYYLTDVIGIIYKNARLTGNIKTSDVNEALGVNSRIELAKANKIMQARINEEVMKKGVTIISPDTTFISYGAKIGQDSVIYPFTVIEKSVKIGKHCSVGPCSHLREGTIIGNNVVVGNFVESVRSSIKSGTFVKHFSYLGDASLGQNVNIGAGTVIANFDGKNKHNTTIGKNAFIGSDSVLVSPVTIGNSARTGAGSVVVKTKVPSGKTVVGVPAKLLKKR; from the coding sequence ATGAAAAAAAATGATTTAGCGGTAATTATTCTGGCGGCGGGAAAAAGCACGCGCATGAAATCCATCCTGCCCAAGGCAGCTCATCTTTTGTGTTCGCGGCCTCTTATAAATTATGTCTTGGACTTGGCAAAGAGCCTGAAGCCGGCAAAGACAGCTGTTGTTTTAGGGTATGGCTATGCGCAAGTAGCCCAACTTTTACCCGAAGCAGTTTTAAGGGTAAAGCAGAAAAAACTTTTAGGCACTGCAGATGCGGTAAAAGAGGGGATGCGCGCCCTAAAGGGTTTTACCGGCACGGTTTTGGTTTTATACGCGGATAATCCGCTTTTAAAAGAAAAGACCCTTAAAGATCTGATTAAGTATCACCAAGATAATGATTGCGCGGTAACACTTTTGACCGCGGATATGGACAAGCCGCAAGGCTATGGCAGGATTTTGCGGGATAAATATTCCTGTATCTGCGGGATCGTGGAAGAAAAAGACGCGGATGATTTTCAGAAGAATATCAAAGAAATAAACACCGGCATTATGTGTTTTAAGGCTAAAGATCTTGCGCGCTCATTAGCCAAGGTCAGGCCCAATAACAAGAAAAAAGAGTATTATCTGACTGATGTCATCGGGATTATTTACAAAAACGCTCGATTAACCGGCAATATTAAAACCTCTGATGTGAATGAGGCATTAGGAGTTAACTCTCGGATTGAGCTTGCCAAGGCAAACAAAATTATGCAGGCAAGGATCAATGAAGAGGTTATGAAGAAAGGTGTTACCATCATAAGCCCGGATACAACCTTTATAAGTTACGGGGCTAAAATTGGACAGGATAGCGTGATTTATCCCTTTACAGTTATTGAAAAAAGTGTTAAAATTGGAAAACATTGTTCAGTCGGCCCATGCTCCCACCTTAGAGAAGGCACCATAATCGGAAATAATGTGGTAGTAGGCAATTTTGTGGAAAGCGTGCGCTCTTCCATAAAATCCGGCACTTTTGTCAAACATTTCAGCTACTTGGGAGATGCCTCTTTAGGGCAGAATGTGAATATCGGCGCCGGGACAGTGATCGCCAATTTTGACGGCAAGAATAAACATAATACTACTATCGGCAAGAACGCTTTTATCGGTTCGGATAGCGTTTTGGTATCTCCTGTTACTATCGGTAACTCTGCCAGGACAGGGGCGGGGTCAGTAGTAGTAAAAACAAAAGTTCCTTCGGGTAAAACTGTGGTAGGGGTTCCAGCTAAATTATTAAAAAAGAGGTAG